From the Calditrichota bacterium genome, one window contains:
- a CDS encoding adenylylsulfate reductase, with amino-acid sequence MIDINLNLCNGCVQLEQPQCVDICPGDLLYIAPDGKAAIREVSECWDCFACVKACPRLAIAIQLPFQINESLTKLTGHPVKNKTVWEFREQDGTVVHRFRIPARNK; translated from the coding sequence GTGATTGATATCAATTTGAATTTGTGCAATGGCTGTGTGCAATTGGAGCAGCCGCAATGTGTGGATATTTGTCCGGGCGATCTTCTGTACATCGCTCCGGATGGGAAGGCCGCGATTCGTGAGGTTTCCGAATGCTGGGATTGCTTTGCCTGCGTAAAGGCGTGCCCCAGACTGGCAATCGCCATCCAACTGCCGTTTCAGATCAACGAAAGCCTGACCAAACTCACCGGCCATCCGGTTAAAAACAAAACGGTGTGGGAATTCCGCGAACAGGACGGTACGGTCGTTCACCGGTTCCGCATCCCAGCGAGAAATAAATAG
- a CDS encoding type II toxin-antitoxin system VapB family antitoxin, translating to MRTTIDIPEDLIKEAMRITKSPTKTELIKRALHNIIQRDKIKSLKDYKGKIDLDIDLNSVRDRDEHIG from the coding sequence ATGAGAACGACAATTGATATCCCCGAAGATTTAATTAAAGAAGCCATGAGAATAACAAAATCTCCCACCAAAACGGAACTAATCAAGAGGGCTCTTCACAATATTATTCAAAGGGATAAAATCAAATCGTTAAAGGACTATAAGGGAAAAATTGATCTTGACATCGATTTAAATAGTGTAAGAGACAGAGATGAACATATTGGTTGA
- a CDS encoding PIN domain-containing protein, with translation MNILVDSSVWIDYFRSGTNSGKLDRYIDQNLICTNDLILAELVPFLKVKKQVRVIQLLYEITRIPLHINWQNIIHLQTLCIQNGINKIGIPDLIILDNVIQNNLVLYTLDKYFSLINKHIDFEIV, from the coding sequence ATGAACATATTGGTTGACAGTTCTGTATGGATTGACTATTTCAGAAGCGGTACAAATTCAGGCAAGCTTGACAGATATATTGATCAGAATCTTATTTGTACAAATGATTTGATTTTGGCGGAATTGGTACCCTTTCTAAAAGTAAAAAAACAAGTTCGCGTCATCCAGCTACTTTATGAGATAACCCGTATTCCGCTTCATATTAATTGGCAGAATATAATCCACCTTCAAACTCTCTGTATTCAAAACGGAATCAATAAGATAGGGATACCCGATCTGATCATTCTGGATAATGTAATCCAGAACAATTTGGTTTTATACACACTGGATAAATATTTCAGCCTAATCAATAAACACATCGATTTCGAAATAGTATGA
- the hydE gene encoding [FeFe] hydrogenase H-cluster radical SAM maturase HydE, with protein MCRFKHTGQLLKVAWDYSQKRRHKLTREEIIAWLKEEDESRLDALWQRADNVRKQTVGDEVHLRGLVEFSNYCVRRCAYCGLNVENRELTRYRMSENDILACAHEAVDYGYGTIVLQSGEDYGIKTDWMAKIILRIKSETPLAVTLSLGERPEEDLLAWREAGADRYLLRFETSDHDLYEKIHPSLPGRKSDRFAMLRRLREMGYEIGSGVMIGIPGQSYEMLAQDIRMFSELDLDMIGVGPFIAHPKTRLGHNGAARIPAEEQVPAIEIMTYKVIALSRIVCPEANIPSTTALATLNIHRGRELGLARGANVVMPNITPPEYRIHYEIYPAKACIRETARECHFCMRYRITSIGRKPGVGPGNRIRHTLSRVKSVVMS; from the coding sequence ATATGCCGATTTAAACATACAGGGCAGCTTCTTAAAGTTGCATGGGATTATTCGCAAAAACGGAGACACAAGTTGACACGAGAAGAGATTATCGCTTGGTTGAAAGAAGAGGATGAGAGTCGCCTGGACGCCTTGTGGCAGCGGGCAGACAACGTGCGCAAACAGACGGTGGGTGATGAGGTGCATTTGCGCGGATTGGTTGAATTCTCCAACTATTGCGTGCGGCGGTGTGCCTATTGCGGGTTGAACGTGGAAAACAGGGAACTGACCCGCTACCGGATGTCCGAAAATGACATTCTGGCCTGTGCCCACGAAGCGGTTGACTACGGCTATGGTACCATCGTTTTACAGTCGGGAGAGGACTACGGAATAAAGACAGACTGGATGGCAAAGATCATCCTCCGGATTAAATCCGAAACACCACTGGCCGTGACACTGAGTTTGGGTGAGCGTCCGGAAGAGGATTTGCTGGCCTGGAGGGAGGCCGGAGCCGATCGCTACCTCCTGCGATTCGAGACGTCCGATCACGATTTGTATGAAAAGATTCATCCCTCTTTACCCGGACGAAAATCGGATCGGTTTGCCATGCTGCGCAGGCTCCGGGAGATGGGATACGAGATTGGCAGCGGGGTGATGATCGGTATCCCGGGCCAGAGTTACGAGATGCTGGCACAGGATATACGGATGTTTTCGGAGCTGGATCTGGATATGATCGGCGTGGGACCCTTTATTGCCCATCCGAAAACCCGGTTGGGTCATAACGGCGCCGCCCGCATCCCGGCAGAAGAACAGGTGCCTGCGATCGAAATTATGACGTACAAGGTGATTGCCCTGTCCCGAATTGTGTGCCCCGAAGCCAATATCCCCAGCACGACGGCTCTGGCCACACTGAACATTCACAGAGGCCGGGAATTGGGGCTTGCCCGCGGCGCCAACGTTGTGATGCCAAATATCACGCCGCCGGAGTATCGAATCCACTATGAAATCTATCCTGCTAAAGCCTGCATTCGTGAGACCGCGAGGGAATGCCATTTTTGTATGAGATACCGAATCACATCCATCGGCCGAAAACCCGGCGTTGGCCCCGGCAACCGAATCCGACACACGTTATCCCGCGTTAAAAGTGTGGTTATGAGTTGA